In the genome of Flavobacteriaceae bacterium YJPT1-3, the window ATCATGCCCGTCTATGACGAACTCTACAAGTACCAGGATAAAATTCATCACGTGCTGACCCGTCACGAGCAGGGGGCCACCCATATGGCTCAGGGTTACGCCCGAGCGACCGGCAAAGTTGGCGTAGCGATGGCGACTTCCGGCCCCGGGGCGACCAACCTGATCACGGGAATCGCCGATGCCCAGATCGACTCCACACCTATGGTCTGTATCACCGGCCAGGTCGCTTCTCACCTGTTGGGAAGCGATGCTTTCCAGGAAACGGATATCATTGGTATCTCGACCCCTATTACCAAATGGAACTATCAGATCACCAGGGCGGCTGAGATCCCCGAGGTGATGGCCAAGGCTTTTTATATTGCCAGAAGTGGACGTCCGGGACCGGTGCTTATCGACATTACCAAAGACGCCCAGTTCGAAGAGCTTGATTTTGCTTACGCGAAATGTAACGCTGTCCGCAGTTATAAGCCAGTGCCTGAAGTACAGACGGAGAAGCTCCAGCAAGCCGCCGAACTCATCAATGCCGCAAAGAAACCCTTAATCGTTTGGGGTCAGGGGGTCATTCTAGGGCAGGCCGAGGAAGAATTCAAGGCCGTGGTTGAAAAATCAGGCATTCCCGCAGCCTGGACCATCATGGGAGTTTCTGCCATTCCTACCAGTCACCCGCTCAACGTGGGTATGGTGGGTATGCACGGTAATTACGCGCCCAATTTACTGACCAATGAATGTGATGTGCTCATTGCCATCGGGATGCGTTTTGACGATCGGGTAACCGGAAATCTTAAGACTTATGCGAAGCAAGCCAAAGTCATCCATTTTGAGATTGACCCTGCCGAGATTGATAAAAATGTCAAAACGGATGTTGCGGTGCTGGGAGATGCCAAGGAAAGTCTCAAACAATTACTTCCCTTGATCGATCAAAAGAATCACGAAACCTGGCATCAGCGTTTTAAGGATCTGGACGCCATTGAATACGAAAAGGTTATTAAAGCAGACCTGTATCCGGAAAAAGAAGGCCTGACCATGGGTGAGGTGATGAAATGCATCA includes:
- the ilvB gene encoding biosynthetic-type acetolactate synthase large subunit, coding for MQAKTQTIKREPQQEAARTMSGSEAVINCLLAEGVEVLYGYPGGAIMPVYDELYKYQDKIHHVLTRHEQGATHMAQGYARATGKVGVAMATSGPGATNLITGIADAQIDSTPMVCITGQVASHLLGSDAFQETDIIGISTPITKWNYQITRAAEIPEVMAKAFYIARSGRPGPVLIDITKDAQFEELDFAYAKCNAVRSYKPVPEVQTEKLQQAAELINAAKKPLIVWGQGVILGQAEEEFKAVVEKSGIPAAWTIMGVSAIPTSHPLNVGMVGMHGNYAPNLLTNECDVLIAIGMRFDDRVTGNLKTYAKQAKVIHFEIDPAEIDKNVKTDVAVLGDAKESLKQLLPLIDQKNHETWHQRFKDLDAIEYEKVIKADLYPEKEGLTMGEVMKCINEVSGGDAIIVSDVGQHQMIACRYAEFNKTKSNITSGGLGTMGFALPAAIGAKMGSPEREVVAIIGDGGYQMTIQELGTIFQTKVPVKIVVLNNEFLGMVRQWQQLFFDRRYASTEMINPDFVAIARGYHIDAQQVTKREDLKQAVTHLLQSPDAQFLEVRVEKENNVFPMIPSGASVSDIRLS